The following are encoded together in the Raineyella sp. LH-20 genome:
- a CDS encoding HAMP domain-containing sensor histidine kinase — translation MSDVPAPPPQPPPAALGGLVGGRRRRRTGTRSAGAVLDPSASGGPPARAHPDTAAPHRVGAGPLPARGTLTRNLVVQVSGIIAVVAIALGLVTTLVAHGVLMRQFDARLTSALARQQNAANNPGEAFPGGIDLPGQPIGTVVVVITDEVAADGKVTTIAQNGMLATDGIHPVPSNAALRALYNLPVGTGAHNVDLELLGPYRAMAVKDGTDRVIIGLPLTETRTAVVTLVWTVAILSLLAVAVSVVTVYVIVVRKTRPLTDLAAVAREVSTMPLEHGNVDLGRGVSPPRSAHAAEVSDVAEAINQMLGHVEAALKARQASESGVRRFVADASHELRNPLAVIRGYAELTRRERGTMSPQTARSLDRIDAEAARMSAMVEDLLLLARLDNRSAPAAEPVDLTEIVVNAVADAHAAGPDHRWSLDVPPEPVVVIGDRNQLHQVVVNLLANARTHTPPDTLVTAGVAVTSVPSRWGAQEAILTVHDNGQGIPSAVIGQVFDRFVRADSSRSRIRDASAPNGSTGLGLSIVAAVVAAHNGQVTVTSRCADDLAGAEAEDPDTWTTFTVLLPLAPA, via the coding sequence ATGAGTGACGTGCCCGCGCCGCCGCCGCAACCTCCCCCGGCGGCCCTCGGCGGGCTGGTGGGCGGCCGGCGTCGGCGGCGCACCGGCACCCGGTCCGCCGGTGCCGTGCTGGACCCGTCCGCGTCCGGCGGACCACCGGCCCGCGCCCACCCGGACACCGCCGCCCCGCACCGGGTGGGCGCCGGCCCGCTGCCCGCCCGAGGCACCCTGACCCGGAACCTGGTGGTGCAGGTCAGCGGCATCATCGCGGTCGTCGCGATCGCTCTCGGCCTGGTCACGACGCTCGTTGCCCACGGCGTGTTGATGCGACAGTTCGACGCCCGCCTCACCAGTGCCCTGGCCCGTCAACAGAACGCGGCGAACAACCCCGGTGAGGCCTTCCCCGGCGGCATCGACCTGCCGGGCCAGCCGATCGGCACCGTGGTGGTCGTCATCACCGACGAGGTGGCCGCCGACGGCAAGGTCACCACCATCGCCCAGAACGGCATGCTCGCCACCGACGGCATCCACCCGGTGCCCAGCAACGCCGCCCTGCGAGCCCTCTACAACCTGCCCGTCGGCACCGGCGCCCACAACGTCGACCTCGAACTGCTCGGCCCCTACCGTGCGATGGCGGTCAAGGACGGCACCGATCGCGTCATCATCGGCCTGCCGCTGACCGAGACCCGGACCGCGGTGGTCACCCTGGTCTGGACGGTGGCGATCCTCTCGCTGCTCGCGGTGGCCGTCAGTGTCGTCACCGTCTACGTCATCGTCGTACGCAAGACGCGCCCGCTCACCGATCTGGCGGCGGTCGCCCGCGAGGTGTCGACGATGCCGCTGGAGCACGGCAACGTCGACCTGGGCCGCGGCGTCTCGCCACCGCGCTCCGCCCACGCCGCCGAGGTGAGCGACGTCGCGGAGGCGATCAACCAGATGCTGGGCCACGTCGAGGCGGCCCTGAAGGCCCGACAGGCGTCCGAGTCGGGGGTCCGCCGGTTCGTCGCCGATGCCTCCCACGAGCTGCGCAACCCGCTGGCGGTGATCCGCGGCTACGCTGAGCTCACCCGCCGGGAGCGGGGCACGATGTCCCCGCAGACCGCCCGCTCGCTCGACCGGATCGACGCCGAGGCCGCCCGGATGTCGGCCATGGTGGAGGACCTGTTGCTGCTGGCCAGGCTCGACAACAGGTCCGCTCCCGCCGCCGAGCCTGTCGACCTCACCGAGATCGTGGTCAACGCCGTCGCCGACGCCCACGCGGCCGGCCCCGACCACCGCTGGTCCCTCGACGTCCCGCCCGAGCCGGTGGTCGTCATCGGCGACCGCAACCAGCTCCACCAGGTGGTGGTGAACCTGCTGGCCAACGCGCGCACCCACACCCCGCCCGACACCCTGGTGACGGCGGGGGTGGCCGTCACCTCCGTACCGTCCCGGTGGGGCGCCCAGGAGGCGATCCTCACCGTCCACGACAACGGGCAGGGCATTCCCAGCGCGGTGATCGGGCAGGTCTTCGACCGGTTCGTCCGTGCCGACTCCTCGCGGTCCAGGATCCGTGACGCCTCGGCCCCCAACGGCAGCACCGGCCTCGGTCTGTCGATCGTCGCCGCCGTGGTGGCCGCACACAACGGCCAGGTCACGGTGACCTCGCGGTGCGCCGACGACCTCGCCGGAGCCGAGGCCGAGGACCCGGACACCTGGACCACCTTCACCGTCCTGCTGCCGCTGGCCCCTGCCTAG
- a CDS encoding response regulator transcription factor, translating into MTDRSHGTLSRPDGSPIRILAVDDEPALTELLSMAMRYEGWEVWTAASGQEAVQVAHEVRPDAAVLDIMLPDFDGLEVMRRIHADQPDLPVIFLTARDAVADRIEGLTSGADDYVTKPFSLEEVIARLRALLRRTGASQAVNTSTLVVGDLTLDEDSHEVTRGGDSIHLTATEFELLRYLMHNPRRVLSKAQILDRVWNYDFGGQANIVELYISYLRKKIDVGRQPMIHTLRGAGYMLRPADE; encoded by the coding sequence ATGACCGACCGTTCCCACGGCACCCTCTCCCGCCCCGACGGCTCCCCCATCCGCATCCTCGCGGTGGACGACGAACCGGCGCTGACCGAGCTGCTGTCGATGGCCATGCGTTATGAGGGGTGGGAGGTGTGGACCGCGGCAAGCGGTCAGGAGGCCGTGCAGGTGGCCCACGAGGTCCGTCCCGACGCCGCGGTGCTCGACATCATGCTGCCCGACTTCGACGGCCTCGAGGTGATGCGCCGCATCCACGCCGACCAACCGGACCTGCCGGTGATTTTCCTGACCGCCCGCGACGCGGTCGCCGACCGGATCGAGGGGCTCACCAGCGGGGCGGACGACTACGTCACCAAGCCGTTCAGCCTCGAGGAGGTGATCGCCCGGCTCCGCGCCCTGCTGCGGCGCACCGGCGCCTCCCAGGCGGTCAACACCTCGACCCTGGTGGTCGGCGACCTGACCCTGGACGAGGACTCCCACGAGGTCACCCGCGGTGGCGACTCCATCCACCTCACCGCCACCGAGTTCGAGCTGCTGCGCTACCTGATGCACAATCCGCGCCGGGTGCTCAGCAAGGCCCAGATCCTCGACCGGGTGTGGAACTACGACTTCGGCGGCCAGGCGAACATCGTCGAGCTCTACATCTCGTACCTGCGCAAGAAGATTGACGTCGGTCGCCAGCCGATGATCCACACCCTGCGCGGCGCGGGGTACATGTTGCGCCCGGCCGATGAGTGA
- a CDS encoding RNA-binding S4 domain-containing protein, whose translation MRLGQFLKLADLVDTGGEARTLIQGGHVRVDGEVETRRGRQLQLGQRVTVALPGRKPITVVVADH comes from the coding sequence ATCCGTCTCGGGCAGTTCCTCAAGCTGGCCGATCTGGTCGACACCGGCGGCGAGGCCCGCACGCTGATCCAGGGCGGCCACGTACGCGTCGACGGCGAGGTGGAGACCCGCCGGGGACGTCAGCTGCAGCTCGGCCAACGCGTCACCGTGGCCCTGCCGGGGCGGAAGCCGATCACGGTCGTCGTCGCGGACCACTGA
- a CDS encoding helical backbone metal receptor has product MTATVRTLLDDLGSPVRLPADGPRRIVSLVPSLTEALAVTVPDRLVGATDWCIRPADLRVARVRGTKNPDLAAIAALEPDLVVCNQEENRRLDVERLRERGIPVWVTVIESVEQAISSMRRLFVAGLGVGEPGWLVEAARAWEIGSVSGGPSAARPRVAIAIWRDPWMVVGSRTYTADLVDRLGFDNAFGEAVDRYPHVEVAAIRAAADLVVLPDEPYAFGPDDGPEMFRGGADAVPTVCLDGRAITWYGPAMVGARAYLEDVLGPWRG; this is encoded by the coding sequence ATGACCGCCACGGTACGTACGCTCCTCGACGACCTCGGATCGCCTGTCCGGCTGCCGGCCGACGGACCGCGCCGGATCGTGTCGCTGGTCCCGTCCCTCACCGAGGCGCTCGCGGTGACCGTCCCCGACCGTCTGGTCGGTGCCACCGACTGGTGCATCCGGCCCGCGGACCTTCGGGTGGCGCGGGTCCGGGGCACCAAGAACCCCGATCTCGCCGCCATCGCTGCCCTCGAACCGGACCTGGTGGTGTGCAACCAGGAGGAGAACCGGCGCCTCGATGTCGAGCGGCTGCGGGAGCGCGGGATCCCGGTCTGGGTGACCGTGATCGAGTCGGTGGAGCAGGCGATCAGCTCGATGCGACGGCTGTTCGTGGCAGGTCTCGGGGTCGGTGAACCCGGCTGGCTGGTCGAGGCCGCCCGCGCGTGGGAGATCGGATCGGTGTCTGGCGGGCCCTCCGCCGCTCGGCCCCGGGTCGCCATCGCGATCTGGCGCGACCCGTGGATGGTGGTCGGGAGTCGTACGTACACGGCCGACCTGGTCGACCGGCTCGGCTTCGACAACGCCTTCGGCGAGGCGGTCGACCGCTACCCGCATGTCGAGGTCGCGGCGATCCGTGCGGCGGCGGACCTGGTGGTGCTGCCCGACGAACCGTACGCCTTCGGCCCCGACGACGGCCCGGAGATGTTCCGCGGTGGGGCCGATGCGGTGCCCACCGTCTGCCTCGACGGCCGCGCCATCACCTGGTACGGCCCGGCGATGGTCGGTGCCCGGGCGTACCTGGAGGACGTCCTCGGGCCCTGGCGCGGCTGA
- a CDS encoding NAD(P)-dependent alcohol dehydrogenase translates to MSTTVRAWGAPGAGKPLEPFTVERRDLRPDDVQIDISYCGICHSDVSTVTGEWGDRQWPLAPGHEIVGVVSAVGAAVTQFQVGDVAGVGCMVDSCGECEYCLAGDEQFCDRKVLTYGQTMPDGEYTQGGYAQQIVVREAFALHVPETMPRENAAPLLCAGITTYSPLHHWGVGEGSRVAVVGMGGLGHMGVQIAAAMGAEVTVLSHSPAKKADALRFGAADYVATSQDGALAGARGRFDFVLNTVAAPLDFAAYLNTVRVDGVMCNVALPQEPFQAPVRMFTNHRRSFVGSLIGGIAETQEMLDFCAENRIGAQVEVIAADQVNEAYDRMMQSDIKYRFAIDASTF, encoded by the coding sequence ATGTCCACCACCGTACGTGCCTGGGGAGCTCCCGGGGCCGGCAAGCCGCTCGAGCCGTTCACCGTGGAGCGCCGTGATCTGCGTCCCGACGACGTGCAGATCGACATCTCCTATTGCGGCATCTGCCATTCCGACGTCAGCACCGTCACCGGGGAGTGGGGCGACCGGCAGTGGCCGCTGGCGCCCGGCCACGAGATCGTCGGCGTGGTGTCCGCGGTCGGCGCGGCGGTGACGCAGTTCCAGGTGGGTGACGTCGCGGGTGTCGGCTGCATGGTCGACAGCTGTGGTGAGTGCGAGTACTGCCTGGCGGGCGACGAACAGTTCTGCGACCGCAAGGTGCTCACGTACGGCCAGACGATGCCGGACGGGGAGTACACCCAGGGCGGCTACGCCCAGCAGATCGTGGTCCGCGAGGCGTTCGCCCTGCATGTCCCGGAGACCATGCCGCGGGAGAACGCCGCGCCGCTGCTGTGCGCCGGCATCACCACGTATTCTCCGCTGCACCACTGGGGCGTCGGCGAGGGCAGCCGGGTCGCCGTCGTCGGCATGGGCGGCCTGGGACACATGGGCGTCCAGATCGCCGCGGCGATGGGCGCCGAGGTCACCGTGCTGTCGCACAGCCCCGCGAAGAAGGCCGACGCGCTGCGCTTCGGCGCCGCCGACTACGTCGCCACCTCGCAGGACGGCGCCCTCGCCGGCGCCCGCGGCCGCTTCGACTTCGTCCTCAACACCGTCGCCGCGCCGCTCGACTTCGCCGCCTACCTCAACACCGTCCGCGTCGACGGCGTGATGTGCAACGTGGCCCTGCCGCAGGAGCCGTTCCAGGCGCCGGTGCGGATGTTCACCAATCACCGCCGCTCGTTCGTCGGGTCGCTGATCGGTGGCATCGCCGAGACCCAGGAGATGCTCGACTTCTGCGCGGAGAACCGGATCGGCGCCCAGGTCGAGGTGATCGCGGCCGATCAGGTCAACGAGGCGTACGACCGGATGATGCAGTCGGACATCAAGTACCGCTTCGCGATCGACGCGTCGACCTTCTGA
- a CDS encoding TetR/AcrR family transcriptional regulator — protein MSVTSGQRRQLRRQATIDEIVGHAVDIMTTDGVAGLSLGEIARRMGVRTPSLYTYVSSKDALYDELFRRGWEATLAALNDVRVDLGPVTRETDPVSRAVTLAEVITRWGVTNHALGQLMFWRPVPQFTPSVEAYAPSLRVAQVAREEIRAWISAGCLDPLVDPDLLAEAIITVIAGVMTRKVVNEPGAPYEDGPIAPVLPYLITHIVSPYVRSRP, from the coding sequence GTGAGCGTCACATCTGGTCAGCGCCGTCAGCTCCGACGTCAGGCCACCATCGACGAGATCGTCGGCCATGCCGTGGACATCATGACGACCGATGGCGTCGCGGGTCTGTCCCTGGGAGAGATCGCGCGTCGGATGGGCGTCCGTACACCGTCCCTGTACACCTACGTGAGCTCCAAGGATGCGCTCTACGACGAGCTGTTCCGACGGGGGTGGGAAGCCACCCTGGCCGCTCTCAACGATGTCCGTGTCGACCTCGGACCGGTCACCCGGGAGACCGACCCGGTCTCCCGGGCGGTGACCCTCGCGGAGGTCATCACCCGATGGGGGGTGACGAACCATGCGCTCGGGCAGTTGATGTTCTGGCGTCCCGTGCCGCAGTTCACCCCATCCGTCGAGGCGTACGCCCCGTCGCTCCGCGTCGCTCAGGTCGCCCGGGAGGAGATCCGTGCCTGGATCTCCGCCGGCTGCCTGGATCCGCTCGTCGACCCGGACCTGCTGGCCGAGGCGATCATCACGGTCATCGCCGGCGTGATGACACGCAAGGTCGTCAACGAGCCCGGCGCTCCGTACGAGGACGGGCCGATCGCCCCGGTCCTCCCGTACCTCATCACGCACATCGTGAGTCCGTATGTCAGGAGTCGTCCATGA
- a CDS encoding maleylpyruvate isomerase family mycothiol-dependent enzyme, translating into MNAGGRRAEEVPLTGLDLGRSVVLAQRTRLLEELRALSPEQWLVPTECPLWRVRDMVCHVVAAMDEHRHPQLFVYHAAVGLIRHRGRGLLDAMNEAQIDDRRWAPVDSVLADAERLAPTAFFPKGLHRVLVNDGSLPPGSDIYYLQYVIEPRDVWMHRQDIARATGGVVTPDHSDTEIVAQVVRDLARRWAGPAVQLELVGSGGDTFLLGGGGPVPVVVLDVVAFLRHLSGREAGSGWLDTVPPPLARALGDARVTF; encoded by the coding sequence ATGAATGCCGGTGGACGTCGCGCGGAGGAGGTCCCGCTGACCGGTCTCGACCTCGGCAGGTCCGTCGTCCTCGCCCAACGGACGCGCCTGCTGGAGGAGCTCCGTGCGCTCAGCCCCGAGCAGTGGCTGGTGCCCACGGAGTGCCCGCTGTGGCGAGTCCGGGACATGGTCTGCCATGTGGTGGCGGCCATGGACGAGCACCGCCATCCTCAGTTGTTCGTCTACCACGCCGCTGTGGGGCTCATCCGGCATCGGGGCAGGGGACTGCTGGATGCCATGAACGAAGCCCAGATCGACGACCGTCGCTGGGCGCCCGTCGACTCGGTCCTTGCGGATGCCGAGAGGTTGGCGCCGACCGCCTTCTTCCCCAAGGGCCTGCACCGCGTGCTCGTCAACGACGGCTCGCTCCCACCTGGGTCCGACATCTACTACCTCCAGTACGTGATCGAACCGCGCGACGTGTGGATGCATCGCCAGGACATCGCCCGCGCCACCGGGGGAGTCGTGACACCTGATCACTCGGACACCGAGATCGTCGCCCAGGTGGTGCGTGATCTCGCGCGTCGCTGGGCCGGGCCTGCCGTTCAGCTGGAGCTGGTCGGCTCGGGTGGTGACACGTTCCTGCTGGGCGGCGGCGGTCCGGTTCCGGTCGTGGTCCTCGACGTCGTCGCCTTCCTCCGCCACCTGTCCGGCCGCGAGGCAGGATCCGGCTGGCTCGACACAGTTCCGCCGCCTCTTGCTCGCGCCCTGGGCGACGCTCGCGTCACCTTCTGA
- a CDS encoding hemerythrin domain-containing protein — MTIAHSAMRRTLVRARLVLATPGTLTQQRRRAVAFELQWLVEFILHHHAGEDREIYPNLPADDPLARDLIRRMGEEHEVIHPPMDVLTDVAGRFADGRASASEVLAAITALEAPLLSHLAREEREAMPLVSRSVTHARWHEMERRAWVDDLSPAQRAAYGLWLVDSQTPDDAAIIMANVSKVQELALKAIFGGSYRRRRRRAWGGTPADAVPALSIEQQAAWPTPVSR; from the coding sequence ATGACCATCGCTCATTCGGCGATGCGCCGCACGCTGGTCCGGGCCCGACTCGTCCTCGCCACCCCCGGGACGCTGACGCAGCAGCGCCGCCGCGCCGTGGCCTTCGAGCTGCAATGGCTGGTGGAGTTCATCCTCCACCATCACGCCGGGGAGGACAGGGAGATCTACCCCAACCTGCCGGCCGACGACCCGCTGGCGCGTGACCTGATCCGGCGGATGGGCGAGGAACACGAGGTGATCCACCCGCCCATGGACGTGTTGACCGATGTGGCCGGCCGGTTCGCCGACGGCCGGGCGTCGGCGTCCGAGGTGCTGGCGGCGATCACGGCGTTGGAGGCGCCCTTGCTGTCCCATCTGGCCCGAGAAGAACGAGAGGCGATGCCGTTGGTCAGCCGATCGGTGACCCATGCCCGGTGGCACGAGATGGAGCGACGTGCCTGGGTCGATGATCTGTCCCCGGCCCAGCGTGCGGCGTACGGTCTGTGGCTCGTCGACTCCCAGACCCCCGACGACGCCGCGATCATCATGGCGAACGTGTCCAAGGTGCAGGAGCTCGCCCTCAAGGCGATCTTCGGCGGCAGCTACCGTCGCCGGCGTCGGCGTGCTTGGGGCGGCACCCCTGCCGATGCGGTCCCGGCGCTGTCGATCGAGCAGCAGGCCGCGTGGCCGACGCCCGTGTCGCGGTAG
- a CDS encoding dihydroorotate dehydrogenase-like protein, whose product MNLSTTYLGLPLRNPLVASAGPLSQTVDGIRRLADGGVGAVVLYSVFEEQIRRQAELDLALEEQHADAFGEALSYFPDLPGVAGDDVPSAYLRLLEEGATVAGVPVIGSINGSTQGGWTQYARQLQDAGAAAIELNIYFVVGDLSLSGRDVEERHLDIVRSVKQAVSIPVAVKLSPYFSSVGNMCLQLADAGADGLVLFNRFLQPEIDIDAVDVEPDVVLSSQYEGRLPRTWIAALRGRVGCSLAATSGVRDADDLVRNLLAGADVVMSTSALVRNGSEYGRQLLNGLEDWMETKGFDSLDAFRGQLSVRHDDENAYQRAGYITALEKARTVYGAL is encoded by the coding sequence TGCGCAACCCGCTGGTCGCCTCGGCCGGTCCGCTGTCGCAGACGGTGGACGGGATCCGGCGCCTCGCTGACGGCGGGGTCGGTGCGGTCGTGCTCTACTCGGTGTTCGAGGAGCAGATCCGGCGGCAGGCCGAGCTGGACCTGGCCCTCGAGGAGCAGCACGCCGATGCCTTCGGGGAGGCCCTGTCGTACTTCCCCGACCTGCCCGGGGTGGCCGGCGATGACGTGCCGTCGGCCTACCTGCGGCTCCTCGAGGAGGGCGCGACGGTGGCGGGGGTGCCGGTCATCGGGTCGATCAACGGGTCGACCCAGGGCGGCTGGACGCAGTACGCGCGCCAGCTGCAGGACGCCGGTGCCGCCGCGATCGAGCTCAACATCTACTTCGTGGTGGGCGACCTGTCGCTGTCCGGCCGCGACGTGGAGGAGCGCCACCTGGACATCGTCCGGTCGGTGAAGCAGGCGGTGTCGATCCCGGTCGCGGTGAAGCTGTCGCCGTACTTCAGCTCGGTCGGCAACATGTGCCTGCAGCTGGCCGACGCCGGTGCGGACGGTCTGGTGCTGTTCAACCGCTTCCTGCAGCCGGAGATCGACATCGACGCCGTCGACGTCGAGCCGGACGTGGTGTTGTCGTCGCAGTACGAGGGCCGGCTGCCGCGCACCTGGATCGCCGCGCTGCGCGGCCGGGTGGGCTGCTCGTTGGCCGCCACCTCGGGCGTACGCGACGCGGACGACCTGGTCCGCAACCTGCTGGCCGGGGCCGACGTGGTGATGAGCACCTCCGCCCTGGTGCGCAACGGCTCCGAATACGGCCGCCAGTTGCTCAACGGCCTGGAGGACTGGATGGAGACCAAGGGCTTCGACTCCCTCGACGCGTTCCGCGGTCAGCTGTCGGTGCGCCACGACGACGAGAACGCCTACCAGCGGGCCGGCTACATCACCGCTCTGGAGAAGGCCAGGACCGTCTACGGGGCGCTCTGA